Proteins from one Clostridium cellulovorans 743B genomic window:
- a CDS encoding YciI family protein: protein MKDKKHYILKSLPTRPTFPQDMTAEEREIMQQHITYWEDKAEKGIAIVFGPVFDPKGGYGLGVIEVDEEEQVHALIKDDPAVKAGLQKPEFYLMGAVLPKWWHRIEK from the coding sequence ATGAAAGATAAAAAGCATTATATTTTAAAGTCATTGCCCACAAGACCAACTTTTCCACAAGATATGACGGCAGAAGAAAGAGAAATCATGCAACAGCATATCACTTATTGGGAAGACAAAGCTGAAAAGGGGATAGCTATTGTGTTTGGACCCGTTTTTGACCCAAAAGGTGGGTATGGGCTGGGAGTTATTGAAGTAGATGAAGAAGAACAAGTTCATGCTCTTATCAAAGACGACCCTGCTGTTAAAGCAGGTTTACAAAAGCCAGAGTTTTATTTAATGGGTGCAGTGCTTCCTAAATGGTGGCACAGGATTGAGAAATAA
- a CDS encoding TIM-barrel domain-containing protein: MNLVERKYQFVKVEDFFQGYKNWHRVLKASQAKVEEKDITVSVTSDIGTHTMIIQFVREDVFRLRFDPGKADYSSYNTRSVILDDFDKLRDGLPDYKLNVTEDSKGVQCTTVNSSSKSIMKITINYEPFSIDIYAFDEKGQFKVLSTASEGLYFTENGFPDEYSIIQAMDKSVTAKYIGFGEHGGIQLAKNTTQLTYFNYDNMKYSQMYNNGPLESKEPLYHSDPFFMEFYGVPDKKSVYGIFIDNPSEVCMDIGYMRSTGYMFGTRFGSMDYYFILGETATDIIDGFTEIVGKSRLKPRYALGYHQGCFGYDNREKVEAAVSAYRSKDIDIPLDGIHIDVDIQRNHKTFTIDAKDKFHNPKEMFSNLRAQGVKCSTNITPIINMENPEDAGDPENNPTYKSFYEGIEKNYFIVDNRSESEDFDAKNYHYYEFGNLTTSVADNNFNNGKPYIGGINYGGGIRFKGHYPDFGRKEVRYWWGKQYQYLFDMGLEMVWQDMTTPAIAPLQRDYNFNEEPKYGYGDMKSFPARLNITDDFVKAFENDDIETNSYSKTPFIKAWNLYSYNLHKATYHGLNHLNGRENKRNFIIGRGSFAGAHRFSALWNGDNASTWDFMRINISQCLALGLTGQAMSGQDIGGFEKGSDGEKWIDPELLIRWTSMGAFLPWFRNHYNGKAEIGKQFQEPYKFKDVSESDKGSYKYMYDAVLPICKYFIELRYRLMQLFYDRLFENTLNGMPICRAMFLASDDDSLFNDKIDFISNEFFVGNDLLVAPITSKGQGNRDVYLPIGNSWYQFMDSRKPLLDAIEGGTTLNIDASITDKNAWDPNHIPFTVPLYVRAGAIIPTIERERYVGELNSKGLPNPITLNIYPCNEGVKGTYTMYLDDGVSRSSAAKTINGDEVANEEYRQTDITHQYISNNVREIIIERKHDKYTPKYETYFFVAILHDDKKTLNKVTIGEETIAKISNGTLGERSSTLKTSATNSWYYNEENHISYIKVFDTDKLINITVEYMN; encoded by the coding sequence ATGAATTTAGTTGAAAGAAAATATCAGTTCGTGAAAGTAGAGGACTTTTTTCAAGGCTACAAGAATTGGCACAGAGTTTTGAAAGCATCACAGGCAAAGGTAGAGGAAAAAGATATCACTGTTTCTGTTACAAGCGACATAGGTACTCATACAATGATAATACAATTTGTTAGAGAAGATGTATTCAGATTAAGATTTGATCCTGGAAAAGCTGACTATTCTTCATACAACACTCGATCAGTTATATTAGATGATTTTGATAAATTAAGAGATGGGCTCCCTGATTATAAATTAAATGTTACAGAGGATTCAAAAGGAGTTCAATGTACTACAGTGAATTCATCTTCAAAATCAATTATGAAAATAACGATAAATTATGAACCTTTCTCAATAGATATCTATGCCTTTGATGAAAAAGGCCAATTTAAAGTGCTCTCAACTGCTAGTGAAGGTTTGTATTTCACTGAAAATGGTTTTCCTGATGAGTACTCCATTATACAAGCAATGGACAAAAGTGTTACAGCTAAGTATATAGGTTTTGGAGAGCATGGAGGAATACAACTTGCAAAAAATACTACACAGCTTACGTACTTTAACTATGATAATATGAAGTACTCACAGATGTATAATAATGGACCATTAGAAAGCAAAGAGCCATTATATCATTCAGATCCATTTTTTATGGAGTTCTATGGTGTACCAGATAAAAAAAGCGTATATGGGATATTTATCGATAATCCTTCAGAAGTCTGTATGGATATTGGATATATGAGATCTACAGGCTATATGTTTGGTACAAGATTTGGGTCTATGGATTATTATTTCATCCTTGGAGAAACAGCTACAGATATTATTGATGGTTTTACAGAAATCGTTGGAAAGTCACGTTTGAAACCTAGATATGCTCTTGGATATCATCAAGGTTGCTTTGGTTATGATAACAGAGAAAAGGTAGAAGCTGCTGTTTCTGCTTATAGAAGCAAGGATATAGACATCCCTCTTGATGGAATTCATATAGATGTAGACATTCAAAGGAACCATAAAACCTTTACTATAGATGCAAAAGATAAATTTCATAATCCAAAAGAGATGTTTTCTAATTTAAGAGCACAAGGGGTTAAATGTAGTACGAATATCACGCCAATCATTAATATGGAAAATCCTGAAGATGCAGGTGATCCTGAAAATAATCCTACGTATAAAAGTTTCTATGAAGGAATAGAAAAGAATTATTTTATTGTTGATAATCGTTCAGAGAGTGAAGATTTTGATGCTAAAAATTATCATTATTATGAATTTGGAAATCTAACTACTTCTGTTGCAGATAATAACTTTAATAATGGAAAACCATATATCGGAGGAATTAATTATGGTGGTGGTATTAGATTCAAAGGCCATTATCCTGATTTCGGAAGAAAAGAAGTAAGATATTGGTGGGGAAAACAATATCAATATTTGTTTGATATGGGTCTTGAAATGGTATGGCAGGATATGACTACACCAGCTATAGCGCCACTTCAACGCGATTATAATTTTAATGAAGAACCTAAATATGGTTATGGTGACATGAAGTCATTTCCTGCAAGATTAAATATCACTGATGATTTTGTAAAAGCCTTTGAAAATGATGATATAGAAACTAATTCATATTCTAAAACTCCATTTATCAAAGCGTGGAATCTATATTCATATAACTTACACAAAGCAACTTATCACGGATTAAATCATTTAAATGGAAGAGAAAATAAAAGAAACTTTATAATCGGTAGAGGAAGCTTTGCTGGAGCTCATAGGTTTTCAGCTTTATGGAATGGTGACAACGCTTCAACTTGGGATTTTATGAGGATAAACATATCTCAATGTCTTGCTTTGGGATTAACAGGTCAAGCTATGTCAGGTCAAGATATCGGTGGCTTTGAAAAAGGAAGTGATGGAGAGAAGTGGATAGATCCTGAACTTTTAATTCGATGGACATCTATGGGAGCCTTTTTACCATGGTTCAGAAATCATTATAATGGAAAAGCAGAAATAGGAAAGCAATTTCAAGAACCTTATAAATTCAAGGATGTAAGTGAAAGTGATAAAGGAAGCTACAAATATATGTATGATGCAGTTCTTCCTATATGTAAATATTTTATAGAACTTCGTTATAGATTAATGCAGCTTTTCTATGATAGATTGTTTGAGAATACTTTAAATGGTATGCCTATTTGTAGAGCAATGTTTCTAGCCAGTGATGATGATTCTTTATTTAATGACAAAATTGATTTTATAAGTAATGAATTCTTTGTTGGAAATGACCTTTTAGTAGCACCAATTACCTCAAAAGGACAAGGGAACCGTGATGTGTATCTGCCTATAGGAAATAGTTGGTATCAGTTTATGGATAGCAGAAAGCCACTTTTGGATGCAATTGAAGGTGGCACTACATTAAATATCGATGCGAGTATAACTGATAAAAATGCATGGGATCCAAATCACATACCTTTTACGGTACCACTTTATGTTAGAGCTGGAGCAATAATTCCTACAATAGAACGCGAAAGATATGTTGGAGAATTAAACAGTAAGGGCCTTCCTAATCCAATAACTTTAAATATTTATCCATGCAATGAAGGGGTAAAAGGAACATATACCATGTACCTTGACGATGGAGTTAGCCGTTCTTCTGCTGCAAAGACTATCAATGGTGATGAGGTTGCCAATGAAGAATATAGACAAACAGATATTACTCATCAGTATATTAGTAATAATGTTAGAGAGATAATTATAGAACGCAAACATGATAAATATACTCCTAAATATGAAACTTATTTCTTTGTGGCAATACTTCATGATGATAAAAAGACTCTTAATAAAGTTACAATAGGAGAAGAAACTATAGCTAAGATATCAAATGGAACTTTAGGTGAAAGGTCAAGTACCTTAAAAACTTCAGCTACTAACAGTTGGTACTATAATGAAGAAAATCATATAAGTTATATAAAGGTTTTTGATACTGATAAATTAATCAACATAACAGTTGAATATATGAACTAA
- a CDS encoding 6-phospho-beta-glucosidase, which yields MKKQIKIATIGGGSSYTPELMEGFIKRYDELPISEIWLVDIEAGKEKLEIVGKLSQRMWDATPYKVKVFTTLNRKEALVGADFVTTQFRVGLLDARIKDERIPALHGMLGQETNGAGGIFKAFRTIPVIKEIVEDMKVLCPEAWLINFTNPSGIITEAVIKHFGWKNCIGLCNVPVNSMMSEPRIIGKDLSQLNYQFAGLNHFHWHKVFDEEGKEVTAQLIDHINEKDGGTPANIFEAEFSLELLHSMNLLPCGYHRYYYSEKEMLEHSLEDFRKGGTRAEQMKEVEAALFEVYKNPDLNKKPEELQKRGGAYYSDAACECISAIYNNKGIRMVVSTENNGAIPCLDSDSIVEISSIISAKGAEPIAWGKMESFEKGWLQLMKAMEECTITAALSGDYGMALQAFMVNPLVQKGSEAIEVLNELLVAHERYLPQFKEKIAELKKQGVESKDSVVVELMKNGY from the coding sequence ATGAAGAAGCAAATAAAAATCGCAACAATCGGAGGGGGAAGCAGTTACACTCCAGAATTGATGGAAGGTTTTATTAAGAGGTATGATGAACTTCCAATAAGTGAAATATGGTTAGTTGATATAGAAGCTGGAAAAGAAAAGTTAGAGATTGTGGGGAAGCTATCACAGCGCATGTGGGATGCAACGCCATATAAGGTAAAGGTGTTTACAACCTTAAATAGAAAAGAAGCTTTAGTAGGTGCAGATTTTGTAACAACGCAATTTAGAGTTGGGTTATTAGATGCAAGAATCAAAGATGAAAGAATACCAGCATTGCATGGAATGTTAGGGCAAGAAACAAACGGCGCTGGTGGGATCTTTAAAGCTTTTAGGACAATTCCTGTGATAAAGGAAATTGTGGAGGATATGAAGGTATTATGTCCTGAGGCTTGGCTTATTAACTTCACTAATCCTAGTGGGATTATTACAGAAGCAGTTATTAAACATTTTGGCTGGAAAAACTGTATTGGCTTGTGTAATGTACCAGTGAATTCAATGATGAGTGAACCTAGAATCATCGGAAAGGATCTTTCACAATTAAACTATCAGTTTGCTGGGTTAAACCACTTTCATTGGCATAAGGTTTTTGATGAAGAAGGTAAAGAAGTTACAGCTCAGTTAATAGATCATATTAATGAAAAAGATGGGGGAACTCCAGCAAATATTTTTGAAGCTGAATTTTCATTGGAATTATTACATTCTATGAACTTATTGCCTTGTGGATATCACCGTTATTATTATTCAGAAAAAGAGATGTTGGAACATAGTCTAGAGGATTTTAGAAAAGGTGGAACTCGTGCGGAACAAATGAAAGAAGTAGAGGCAGCTCTTTTTGAAGTATATAAAAATCCCGACTTGAATAAAAAGCCTGAAGAATTACAGAAACGTGGTGGTGCATATTATAGTGATGCTGCTTGTGAATGTATAAGCGCAATATACAATAATAAAGGAATTCGAATGGTTGTAAGTACAGAAAATAATGGGGCTATACCTTGCCTAGATTCAGATTCTATAGTTGAGATTTCTTCAATAATTTCTGCAAAAGGTGCAGAGCCAATTGCTTGGGGTAAGATGGAGTCCTTTGAAAAAGGATGGCTTCAGCTTATGAAAGCGATGGAAGAATGCACAATAACTGCTGCTTTATCTGGGGATTATGGAATGGCATTGCAGGCTTTCATGGTAAATCCATTAGTTCAAAAGGGAAGTGAAGCAATAGAAGTGTTGAATGAATTGCTGGTAGCACATGAAAGATATCTCCCACAATTTAAAGAAAAGATTGCTGAGTTAAAGAAACAGGGAGTAGAATCAAAGGATTCAGTTGTAGTAGAGCTGATGAAAAATGGATACTAA
- a CDS encoding IS3 family transposase translates to MKKSHQHSGKITEALYLEVSEKTEAAMKENRQVSVSGMLKILGVSRSGYRAWQKHMPSDTQKRKEAVKVKIKDIYDDSKQNYGAPKIAKKLQQDGEIISQRTVGKYMKELGIKAQWIKPWTVTTKDSDFSNELQNILDEQFNPERPNAVWCSDITYIWTTERFVYLTSIMDLYSRKIIAWTLSETLEAACVIETINKAKARRNTEEPLILHSDRGSQYVSNEYRKATETMQLSYSKKAFPWDNACIESFHSLIKREWLNRFKICNYRQSYRLVFEYIEAFYNTQRIHSHCDYMSPDDFEKLYEKAKKQGMLLAS, encoded by the coding sequence ATTAAAAAAAGCCATCAGCATTCTGGGAAAATAACAGAAGCTCTTTACCTAGAAGTTTCTGAAAAGACGGAAGCTGCCATGAAAGAAAACCGCCAGGTTTCCGTCTCTGGAATGCTGAAAATATTGGGTGTTTCACGGTCTGGTTATCGTGCATGGCAGAAACATATGCCTTCTGATACGCAAAAACGTAAGGAGGCTGTTAAAGTAAAAATTAAGGATATTTACGATGATTCCAAACAAAACTATGGTGCACCCAAAATTGCAAAAAAGCTACAACAGGATGGAGAAATCATTTCTCAGCGTACTGTTGGCAAGTATATGAAAGAACTAGGAATCAAGGCTCAATGGATCAAACCTTGGACAGTAACAACCAAAGATTCTGATTTCAGTAATGAACTTCAAAATATTCTTGATGAACAATTTAACCCTGAACGCCCAAATGCCGTCTGGTGTAGTGATATAACTTATATTTGGACAACAGAAAGGTTTGTTTATCTAACCAGCATTATGGATTTATATTCAAGGAAAATCATCGCATGGACGCTTTCAGAAACTTTGGAAGCAGCATGTGTGATAGAAACAATTAACAAAGCCAAAGCAAGAAGAAATACTGAGGAACCACTTATCTTACATAGTGATCGAGGAAGTCAATACGTTTCAAATGAATACCGAAAAGCTACTGAAACAATGCAACTAAGCTATTCTAAGAAAGCCTTTCCATGGGATAATGCTTGTATCGAATCCTTTCATTCCTTAATCAAAAGAGAATGGTTGAATAGATTCAAAATCTGTAATTATAGACAATCATATCGCCTAGTATTTGAATATATTGAAGCCTTCTATAATACACAACGTATTCACAGTCATTGCGACTATATGTCGCCAGATGATTTTGAAAAGCTGTATGAAAAAGCAAAAAAGCAAGGAATGCTATTGGCGAGTTAA
- a CDS encoding transposase, whose product MAKHLDKQFKLDAIQYYQDHKELGLVGCAKNLGISQQTLSRWQKELRETGDIESRGSGNYSSDEAKEIARLKRELRDTQDALDVLKKAISILGK is encoded by the coding sequence ATGGCAAAACATTTAGACAAACAGTTTAAGCTTGATGCAATTCAATATTATCAAGATCACAAAGAATTAGGACTAGTTGGGTGTGCTAAGAATCTTGGCATTAGTCAGCAAACTCTTTCCAGATGGCAGAAAGAACTGCGAGAAACTGGCGATATAGAAAGCCGTGGCTCTGGCAATTATTCTTCCGATGAGGCAAAAGAAATTGCTCGTTTAAAACGTGAATTGCGTGATACTCAGGATGCTCTTGATGTATTAAAAAAAGCCATCAGCATTCTGGGAAAATAA
- a CDS encoding LysR family transcriptional regulator, which translates to MSRYNISLDSYKIFCTVAKYNSITKAAEELFVTQPTISMAIKALEEKLGCILFIRYPKGVRLTSEGEIFYSYLSKAMILIDTAEQKYEELIHLDSGEVNIGASDSIISGFLLPYLDKYNDLHSKIKIKVINRTTKETLELLKKGVIDLGFVNLPIPLDENIDIIKSIPIHDCLVFGTKFKELFNGEFDIKTLEMYPLLMLEKSSNTRNLLDQYAKKNNLTLTPTIELDSTDLLIKFAKINLGVAFVIMEFVEPMVDNETVFARNLLPAIPHRAIGMVKLKNIPLSHAANAFVDLVLSPDNL; encoded by the coding sequence ATGAGTAGATATAATATTTCACTAGATTCCTATAAAATATTTTGTACAGTAGCTAAGTATAACAGCATTACCAAAGCAGCTGAAGAATTATTTGTAACTCAGCCTACCATCAGTATGGCAATAAAAGCATTAGAAGAAAAACTAGGCTGCATCCTATTTATTCGTTATCCAAAGGGCGTTAGGCTTACCAGTGAAGGAGAAATTTTTTATTCATATTTAAGCAAAGCTATGATCCTTATCGATACAGCAGAGCAAAAATACGAAGAATTGATTCATTTAGATTCGGGCGAAGTGAATATCGGTGCCAGTGATTCCATAATAAGTGGCTTTTTGTTACCCTACTTAGATAAATATAACGATCTTCATAGCAAAATTAAGATAAAGGTAATTAATAGAACCACAAAGGAAACTCTTGAGCTGTTAAAAAAAGGAGTCATAGATTTAGGCTTTGTGAATTTACCTATCCCACTTGATGAAAATATTGATATTATCAAGTCTATTCCTATTCATGATTGCCTTGTTTTTGGAACTAAATTTAAAGAACTTTTTAATGGGGAATTTGATATAAAAACTTTAGAGATGTACCCATTATTGATGCTAGAGAAATCCAGCAATACAAGAAATTTGTTAGATCAGTATGCAAAGAAAAATAACTTAACATTGACTCCTACAATAGAACTTGATAGTACTGATTTGCTAATAAAATTTGCTAAGATAAATTTAGGCGTTGCTTTTGTAATAATGGAGTTTGTAGAGCCTATGGTTGATAATGAAACTGTTTTTGCAAGAAACCTATTGCCAGCGATTCCTCACCGAGCAATAGGCATGGTAAAACTTAAGAATATTCCACTTTCTCATGCTGCCAATGCCTTTGTGGATTTAGTTTTATCCCCAGATAACTTGTAA
- a CDS encoding C45 family autoproteolytic acyltransferase/hydolase: MVRSNNNYQGNRNYRSKKDYQETSGYSSNYQSSRSYKGNNAQQNNDVQQNGNAEQSNNAYRSNNTQQGHNNMHQRNKTKQSNNTQQGSKKNQNNKPYEGYQQRKSKNCPDNIHYFGKGYRFERNGWIYIHIEGEPYKRGFQHGFLLAKEIKEIMDNLKFLTYWNTGKEWSFFVKEAERQFTNRLDIEYLYEIKGIADGAYKAGVQVTWQEILAWNGYGELIDFWWPYRNNGVVGSNLARAKGRCSAFIATGSATKNKKILLAHNTWENFETGQYLNIIIDIVPKRGNRILMQTAPGYIDSFSDFFVTGSGLLGADTSIAGFMKYNPNGIPQFVRIRKAIQYADDMTGFVDIMKERSNGGYTSMWLLGDIKTNKILRFEQGLEYYNVKTLEDGYFIGFNAPEDPRIRNLEVENSCYTDIRDHQGARRVRLTQLLEHQLGKLDIEAAKDILADHYDVYLNQRIPSSRTIDGHYELDDQKYPSLAGSPPPFSPQGTLDGKIIDSDLAKMMAFCARWGNSSGMPFITHDYFANHPQWNHLKGHLKDRFTEKWSKFRVGEGGC, from the coding sequence ATGGTAAGGAGCAATAATAATTACCAAGGCAACAGAAACTACCGGAGTAAAAAGGATTATCAAGAGACGAGCGGTTATTCTAGTAATTATCAAAGTAGTAGAAGTTATAAAGGCAATAATGCTCAGCAGAATAACGATGTCCAGCAAAATGGTAATGCTGAGCAAAGTAACAATGCTTACAGAAGTAATAATACTCAGCAAGGCCACAACAATATGCATCAAAGGAACAAAACTAAACAAAGCAACAATACACAGCAAGGTAGTAAAAAAAATCAAAACAATAAACCTTATGAAGGCTATCAGCAACGTAAAAGTAAGAATTGCCCGGACAATATTCATTATTTTGGTAAAGGCTACAGATTTGAGAGAAACGGTTGGATATATATTCACATTGAAGGAGAACCATATAAGCGTGGTTTTCAGCATGGATTCTTACTTGCAAAAGAAATTAAGGAAATTATGGATAACTTAAAGTTCCTAACTTACTGGAATACAGGTAAGGAGTGGAGTTTTTTTGTTAAGGAAGCAGAAAGACAGTTTACGAATAGGCTTGATATAGAGTATTTATATGAAATAAAAGGTATAGCTGATGGCGCATATAAGGCAGGGGTACAAGTAACTTGGCAAGAAATTCTTGCATGGAACGGTTATGGTGAACTTATAGATTTTTGGTGGCCTTATAGGAATAATGGGGTAGTTGGTAGCAATTTAGCAAGAGCCAAAGGCCGTTGTTCAGCTTTTATTGCCACTGGTTCTGCTACAAAAAATAAAAAAATACTTTTAGCACATAACACTTGGGAGAACTTTGAAACTGGGCAGTATCTCAATATAATTATAGACATTGTACCTAAAAGAGGTAATAGGATTTTGATGCAGACGGCTCCAGGATATATAGATAGCTTTAGTGATTTCTTTGTCACAGGTTCAGGACTTTTAGGCGCGGATACAAGTATTGCTGGTTTTATGAAATATAATCCTAACGGAATCCCTCAGTTTGTGAGAATTCGTAAGGCTATTCAATATGCTGATGATATGACTGGTTTTGTTGATATTATGAAGGAGAGAAGCAATGGTGGATACACTAGTATGTGGCTCCTAGGAGATATAAAAACTAATAAAATTCTTCGATTTGAACAAGGTCTAGAGTACTATAATGTAAAAACTTTGGAGGATGGCTATTTCATTGGATTTAATGCACCAGAAGATCCGAGAATCCGCAATTTAGAAGTGGAAAACAGTTGTTATACAGATATTCGTGATCATCAAGGAGCAAGAAGAGTTCGACTTACACAACTACTGGAACATCAGTTAGGAAAGTTGGATATAGAAGCAGCAAAGGATATTTTAGCTGATCATTATGATGTTTACTTAAATCAGAGAATACCGTCTTCTAGAACTATTGATGGTCATTATGAATTGGATGATCAAAAGTATCCAAGTCTTGCAGGGTCACCACCACCATTTTCACCTCAAGGCACATTAGATGGGAAGATAATAGATAGCGATCTCGCTAAGATGATGGCATTTTGTGCTAGGTGGGGAAATTCCAGTGGCATGCCTTTTATTACTCACGATTATTTTGCGAATCATCCTCAGTGGAATCATTTAAAGGGGCATCTTAAGGATAGATTTACTGAGAAGTGGAGCAAGTTCAGGGTTGGTGAAGGTGGATGTTAA
- a CDS encoding LytR/AlgR family response regulator transcription factor: MIKIILSLKNQDLKSLLKSEIQKSLRDYPKKIIFAHEDYIKDDSNSENLLFFFELVDSSDIKKAELMKERNEADCIIFLSEDETLVFKSLRVKPIQFIRLNNFDEDFKNMIEVLIDYLQNTDRVLTLKSGTTIFRLNVKSIIFIESFGHYLSFHAINGNYQVRGKLSDIIEEINNPYFIRTHKSYIVNISFVERVLSDKLILKSDLEVPIGRNFKDEVIESYHKFAT, encoded by the coding sequence ATGATTAAGATTATTTTAAGTTTAAAAAATCAAGACTTAAAGAGCCTTTTAAAATCTGAAATTCAAAAATCTTTAAGGGATTATCCCAAAAAGATTATTTTTGCTCATGAGGATTATATTAAAGATGATTCAAATAGCGAGAACTTATTATTTTTCTTTGAATTAGTGGATAGCAGTGATATTAAGAAGGCTGAGCTGATGAAGGAAAGAAATGAGGCTGATTGTATTATTTTCTTAAGTGAAGATGAAACTTTAGTTTTTAAATCCCTAAGGGTAAAGCCTATACAGTTTATTCGTCTGAATAATTTTGATGAAGATTTCAAGAATATGATTGAAGTATTAATAGACTACTTACAAAATACCGATAGAGTATTAACTTTAAAATCTGGGACAACTATCTTTAGACTTAATGTGAAAAGTATTATTTTTATTGAATCCTTTGGGCATTATTTATCTTTCCATGCTATTAATGGAAATTATCAAGTTAGAGGTAAGCTATCAGATATTATAGAAGAAATCAATAATCCATATTTTATAAGAACTCATAAGTCTTATATTGTTAATATTAGCTTCGTGGAAAGGGTATTATCAGATAAGTTGATCTTAAAGAGTGATCTTGAGGTTCCAATAGGAAGAAATTTCAAGGATGAAGTTATAGAAAGTTATCATAAATTTGCTACATAG
- a CDS encoding S66 peptidase family protein, whose protein sequence is MLKPKRLKTGDTIGIVSPATGMDKSDIWRAVEAFEGYGFKVKVGQHAYDNYYYLAGSDKARAADLNTFFADPSIDAIFCSQGGYGSPRILDEIDYEVIRQNPKIFIGYSDITALHLAIYKKAGLVTFHGPNATGIYGEYATKYRMGYLFKALCCERPIGKIIMADPDKYLVKVTPGKVSGKTIGGNLSLICELIGTPYEVNTEGKILFLEEIGSDIQDIDSRLTQLLNTGKLQAASGIVIGECTDCTSDIYDKGRTLEDLIFDRIGNLGIPAIWGLPIGHTHDLATIPIGVNATLDATKGEFIILETATEYYS, encoded by the coding sequence ATGTTAAAACCTAAAAGACTTAAGACTGGGGATACCATAGGTATTGTGTCGCCTGCAACAGGAATGGATAAAAGTGATATCTGGCGAGCTGTTGAAGCTTTTGAAGGCTATGGTTTTAAGGTGAAGGTGGGGCAACATGCTTACGATAATTATTACTATCTTGCAGGTTCAGACAAAGCTAGAGCAGCGGATTTAAATACTTTTTTTGCTGATCCATCAATCGATGCAATCTTCTGTAGCCAAGGCGGTTATGGTTCCCCAAGAATACTAGATGAAATAGATTATGAAGTTATAAGACAGAATCCTAAGATATTTATAGGTTACAGCGATATAACTGCACTTCATCTTGCAATTTATAAGAAAGCAGGACTTGTGACCTTCCATGGACCTAATGCCACTGGAATTTATGGTGAATATGCCACAAAATACAGAATGGGATATCTTTTCAAGGCCCTTTGCTGTGAGCGGCCAATAGGGAAAATTATAATGGCTGATCCAGATAAATATCTAGTTAAGGTTACTCCAGGAAAAGTAAGTGGAAAAACTATAGGTGGGAATTTATCATTGATCTGTGAGCTTATTGGTACTCCTTATGAAGTTAATACGGAAGGAAAAATATTATTTTTAGAAGAGATTGGCTCGGATATTCAAGATATAGACAGTAGATTGACACAGCTTTTGAACACGGGAAAACTACAAGCAGCATCTGGCATCGTCATAGGTGAGTGTACTGATTGTACTTCAGATATATATGATAAGGGCAGAACTTTGGAAGACTTGATTTTTGATAGAATAGGAAACCTTGGTATACCAGCCATTTGGGGACTTCCAATAGGACATACCCATGACCTGGCTACGATTCCTATAGGAGTAAATGCCACTTTGGATGCAACAAAGGGGGAGTTTATTATTCTAGAGACTGCCACGGAGTACTATTCATAA
- a CDS encoding bacteriohemerythrin, with product MYEFKDEYKTEIAFIDEQHKVLFEIANEAYELLKNDYVVDKYNKIVELIHKLQNYTAFHFKAEEEYMKSINYKRMFTQKVEHEAFIKRINDVDFSKIDQNQDQYIINILQLLNDWLIEHIFSNDKLIGK from the coding sequence TTGTATGAATTTAAAGATGAATATAAAACAGAAATAGCTTTCATTGATGAACAGCATAAAGTTCTTTTTGAAATAGCAAATGAAGCTTATGAATTATTAAAAAATGATTATGTAGTTGATAAATATAATAAGATAGTAGAGTTAATACATAAGCTTCAAAATTATACTGCCTTTCATTTTAAAGCTGAAGAAGAATACATGAAAAGTATTAACTATAAAAGAATGTTTACTCAAAAAGTTGAGCATGAAGCATTTATAAAAAGAATTAACGATGTAGATTTTTCAAAGATTGATCAAAACCAAGATCAATACATAATAAATATTTTACAACTTTTAAATGATTGGTTAATAGAACATATTTTTTCAAATGACAAACTTATAGGAAAATAA